Proteins from one Bos indicus x Bos taurus breed Angus x Brahman F1 hybrid chromosome 19, Bos_hybrid_MaternalHap_v2.0, whole genome shotgun sequence genomic window:
- the SMCR8 gene encoding guanine nucleotide exchange protein SMCR8, translating to MISAPDVVAFTKEDEYEEEPYNEPALPEEYSVPLFPFASQGANPWSKLSGAKFSRDFILISEFSEQVGPQPLLTIPNDTKVFGNFDLNYFSLRIMSVDYQASFVGHPPGSAYPKLNFVEDSKVVLGDSKEGAFAYVHHLTLYDLEARGFVRPFCMAYISADQHKIMQQFQELSAEFSKASECLKTGNRKAFAGELEKKLKDLDYTRTVLHTETEIQKKANDKGFYSSQAIEKANELASVEKSIIEHQDLLRQIRSYPHRKLRGSSLCPRESEHIQDPPSQAATTSDPEESADTDHYACRPSYTPKLIKAKSTKCFDKKLKTLEELCDTEYFTQTLAQLRHIEHMFRGDLCYLLTSQIDRALLKQQHITSFLFEDLVEVSDRLAEKQESTVSKPHHYGPPSESPEDCLVPQVLISVGSYKSSVESVLIKMEQDLGDEASREAAVMESSSFDPQENLDYLEMDMKGSVSSGESIEVLGTEKPTSVLSKSESQSSLTVPLSPQVVRSKAVSHRTISGDSIEVLSTCPSEALIPDDFKASYPSAINEEESYAEGSQGAIHFQAGISPPEAGEAEEGSSGLALLQTDASCCIGREAGALLVPLSTPGHTLSDEDGVVSVPPQRYRQKDQGFHVDFSVENASPSSRDNSCEGFPAYELDPSHLLTSLDGSKTSLDDHSDATSYGSSVASTSSDRTPSSMPPAGPSSERHKKRAGQNALKFIRQYPFAHPAIYSLLSGRTLVVLGEEEAMVRKLVTALSIFVPGYGRHGKPVKHWLSSPLHITDFQKWKLIGLQRVASPASASALHALSRYSRYTSILDLDRKTLRCPLYRGTLVPRLADHRTHIRRGSTYFLHVQSMLAQLCAKAFLYTFCHHLHLPAHGGEAPELAASRQASFLQLTLGLVHEDVKVVRYLAELLRLHYTQERRGTSQPALRFDYVPSFLYKI from the exons ATGATCAGCGCCCCTGACGTGGTGGCCTTCACCAAAGAGGACGAGTACGAGGAGGAGCCTTACAATGAGCCGGCACTGCCCGAGGAGTACTCGGTGCCGCTCTTCCCCTTCGCCAGCCAAGGAGCCAATCCATGGTCCAAACTGTCCGGGGCCAAGTTCTCTCGGGACTTCATCCTTATTTCCGAATTCTCTGAGCAGGTGGGACCCCAGCCCTTACTGACCATCCCCAATGACACCAAAGTTTTTGGTAATTTTGATCTCAATTACTTCTCTTTGCGGATCATGTCTGTGGATTACCAGGCCTCCTTCGTGGGGCATCCTCCTGGCTCTGCCTACCCCAAACTGAACTTTGTGGAGGACTCCAAGGTGGTGCTGGGTGACTCCAAGGAAGGGGCCTTTGCTTACGTGCACCATCTCACCCTGTACGACCTGGAGGCCCGCGGCTTCGTGAGGCCCTTTTGTATGGCTTATATCTCGGCAGACCAGCACAAAATTATGCAGCAGTTCCAGGAGCTCTCAGCTGAATTTTCCAAAGCATCAGAGTGCTTGAAGACAGGCAACAGGAAGGCTTTTGCCGGGGAActtgaaaaaaaactgaaagatttGGATTACACCAGGACAGTGCTACACACGGAGACAGAGATCCAGAAGAAAGCTAATGACAAAGGGTTTTACTCATCTCAGGCCATCGAGAAGGCCAATGAACTGGCCAGTGTAGAGAAGTCCATCATCGAACATCAAGACCTTCTAAGGCAGATCCGCTCATACCCTCATCGCAAGTTGAGGGGGTCCAGTTTGTGTCCTAGGGAATCGGAGCACATCCAGGATCCGCCCAGCCAGGCAGCCACTACCTCTGACCCTGAAGAGTCTGCTGACACCGACCATTATGCCTGCAGACCCTCCTACACCCCGAAACTCATCAAAGCAAAGTCCACCAAGTGTTTCGACAAGAAGCTCAAGACCTTGGAGGAGCTCTGTGACACCGAGTACTTCACCCAGACCCTGGCGCAGCTCCGCCACATTGAGCACATGTTCAGAGGGGACCTTTGTTACCTCCTGACCAGTCAGATTGACAGAGCACTCCTGAAGCAGCAGCACATCACCAGCTTCCTTTTTGAAGACTTGGTGGAGGTCAGCGACAGACTGGCTGAGAAACAGGAGAGCACAGTCTCTAAGCCCCATCACTACGGGCCGCCTTCTGAGTCTCCAGAAGACTGTTTGGTTCCTCAAGTATTAATCAGCGTGGGCTCCTACAAATCCAGTGTGGAGTCCGTGCTCATCAAGATGGAGCAGGACCTTGGGGATGAGGCATCAAGGGAAGCGGCCGTGATGGAATCAAGCAGTTTTGACCCCCAGGAGAACTTGGACTACCTGGAGATGGACATGAAAGGGAGCGTTAGTAGCGGAGAGAGCATCGAGGTTCTGGGCACAGAGAAACCCACCTCTGTGCTGTCGAAGTCTGAGAGCCAGTCCAGCCTCACAGTGCCCTTGAGCCCCCAGGTCGTCCGGAGCAAGGCAGTCAGCCACAGGACCATCAGCGGGGACAGCATCGAAGTCCTCAGCACCTGCCCCTCTGAGGCCCTCATCCCTGACGACTTCAAGGCCAGCTATCCAAGTGCCATTAACGAGGAGGAGTCCTACGCAGAAGGCAGCCAGGGGGCCATCCACTTCCAGGCAGGCATCAGCCCACCGGAGGCGGGGGAGGCCGAGGAGGGCAGCTCGGGCCTCGCTTTGCTGCAGACAGATGCCTCCTGCTGCATCGGGAGGGAAGCTGGTGCTCTGCTGGTGCCGCTCTCCACCCCAGGCCACACACTCTCCGATGAGGACGGGGTCGTGAGCGTTCCCCCACAGCGCTACCGGCAGAAGGACCAAGGGTTCCACGTGGACTTCTCGGTGGAAAATGCCAGTCCTTCTTCCCGAGACAATAGTTGTGAAGGCTTCCCTGCTTATGAGCTGGACCCGAGCCACCTGCTGACCAGCCTAGACGGCAGTAAGACCAGCCTGGATGACCACTCCGATGCCACCAGCTATGGGAGCAGCGTAGCCTCCACCAGCTCCGACAGGACTCCCTCCTCCATGCCTCCTGCTGGCCCCTCTTCCGAGAGGCACAAGAAGAGGGCAGGCCAGAACGCCTTAAAGTTCATCCGCCAGTACCCGTTTGCCCACCCAGCCATCTACTCCCTGCTCAGCGGGAGGACGCTGGTGGTCCTGGGGGAAGAGGAGGCCATGGTCAGGAAGCTGGTGACTGCGCTCTCCATCTTTGTCCCTGGCTACGGCCGCCATGGCAAACCCGTGAAGCACTGGCTCTCCTCCCCTTTGCACATCACGGACTTCCAGAAGTGGAAGCTTATTGGCCTGCAGAG GGTGGCATCCCCCGCCAGTGCCAGTGCCCTGCACGCCCTGAGCCGCTATAGCCGCTACACGAGCATCCTTGACCTGGACCGGAAGACCTTGCGCTGCCCGCTCTACAGGGGCACCCTGGTGCCACGGCTGGCGGACCACCGTACACACATCCGGCGGGGCAGCACCTACTTCCTGCACGTGCAGAGCATGCTCGCACAGCTGTGTGCCAAGGCCTTCCTCTACACCTTCTGCCATCACCTGCACCTGCCCGCGCACGGCGGTGAGGCCCCGGAGCTGGCTGCCAGTCGCCAGGCCAGCTTCCTGCAGCTGACACTGGGGCTAGTGCATGAGGACGTCAAGGTGGTGCGGTACCTGGCGGAGCTGCTGCGGCTGCACTACACGCAGGAGCGGCGCGGGACCAGCCAGCCTGCCCTCAGGTTCGACTACGTGCCCAGCTTTCTGTACAAGATCTGA
- the TOP3A gene encoding DNA topoisomerase 3-alpha isoform X1, with the protein MIFPAAHRALRGLPRPGTRALTRAAMEVALRGVRKILCVAEKNDAAKGIADLLSGGRMRRREGLSRFNKIYEFDYHLCGQNVTMVMTSVSGHLLAHDFRMQFRKWQSCNPLVLFEAEIEKYCPENFVDIKKTLEREAQQCQALVIWTDCDREGENIGFEVIHVCKAVKPSLQVLRARFSEITTRAVRTACENLTEPDQRVSDAVDVRQELDLRIGAAFTRFQTLRLQKIFPEVLAEQLISYGSCQFPTLGFVVERFKAIQAFVPEVFHKIRVTHDHRDGVVEFSWKRHRLFNHTACLVLYQMCMEDPRAMVVEVRSKAKSKWRPQALDTVELEKLASRKLRINAKETMRIAEKLYTQGYISYPRTETNIFPKDLDLAALVEQQTPDPRWGAFARNILERGGPTPRNGNKSDQAHPPIHPTKYTDSLQGDEQRLYELIVRHFLACCSQDAQGQETTVEIDIAQERFVAHGLMILARNYLDVYPYDRWSDKTLPVYEQGTCFQPSTVEMVDGETSPPQLLTEADLIALMEKHGIGTDATHAEHIETIKARMYVGLTPDKRFLPGHLGMGLVEGYDSMGYEMSKPDLRAELEADLKLICEGKKDKLVVLHQQVQKYKQVFIEAVAKARKLDEALSQYFGAATEVAPQDALPAVPEPIRKCPQCSRDMVLKTRKSGGFYLGCTGFPECRSAVWFPDSVLEASRDVSVCPVCQPHPVYRLKFKFKRGSLPPTMPLEFVGCIGGCDETLREILALRFSQGAARVSQPASQTSGYLQASQSLNRMDSGQQGQPRPPVTRPSKALTRTLPPPAVESESNSVTCNCGQEALLLTVRKEGPNQGRQFYKCGSGGCSFFLWADSGHPGAGPPSSASRPPGGPLEHPPGSGTLLGGSSRPGSGGSGGASCLCGQPAVTRTVQKEGPNQGRQFHTCAQPREHQCGFFQWVDENVAPGTFGGPLWPGSRRGTQGLEARSKRPRAGSSDTGSAAKKPRKCSLCHQPGHTRPFCPQNR; encoded by the exons ATGATATTTCCGGCCGCCCACCGCGCTCTCCGGGGGCTGCCGCGGCCCGGTACTCGGGCCCTGACTCGCGCCGCCATGGAGGTGGCCCTGCGAGGCGTGCGGAAAATCCTTTGCGTGGCCGAGAAGAACGACGCGGCCAAGGGCATAGCCGACTTGCTGTCTGGCGGCCGCATGCGGCGG AGGGAAGGACTTTCAAGATTCAACAAGATCTATGAGTTTGATTATCATCTGTGTGGCCAG AATGTCACCATGGTAATGACCTCAGTCTCAGGACACTTGCTGGCCCATGATTTCCGGATGCAGTTTCGCAAATg GCAGAGCTGCAATCCTCTTGTCCTGTTTGAAGCAGAAATTGAAAAGTACTGCCCAGAGAATTTTGTAGACATCAAG AAAACTCTGGAGCGAGAGGCCCAGCAATGCCAGGCCCTGGTGATTTGGACCGACTGCGACAGAGAGGGTGAAAACATTGGGTTTGAGGTCATCCACGTGTGCAAGGCCG TGAAGCCCAGCCTGCAGGTGCTGCGAGCCCGTTTCTCCGAGATCACCACCCGCGCTGTCCGGACGGCATGTGAAAACCTTACGGAGCCCGACCAGAGAGTGAGCGATGCCGTGGATGTGAGGCAGGAGTTGGACCTGCGGATCG GGGCGGCCTTCACCAGGTTCCAGACGCTGCGGCTGCAGAAGATCTTCCCCGAGGTGCTGGCAGAGCAGCTTATCAGCTACGGCAGCTGCCAGTTCCCCACCCTGGGGTTCGTGGTGGAGAGGTTCAAAGCCATTCAGGCATTTGTGCCAGAAGTCTTCCACAAGATCCGAG TGACTCATGACCACAGGGACGGCGTGGTAGAGTTCAGCTGGAAAAGGCATCGTCTCTTCAATCACACGGCATGTCTCGTCCTCTACCAGATGTGCATGGAG GATCCCAGGGCGATGGTGGTAGAGGTCAGGTCAAAAGCCAAGAGCAAGTGGAGGCCTCAGGCTCTGGACACTGTG GAGCTGGAGAAGCTGGCATCTCGGAAGTTGAGGATAAATGCTAAAGAAACCATGAGGATTGCAGAAAAGCTCTACACCCAAGG GTACATCAGCTATCCTCGAACTGAAACGAACATTTTCCCCAAAGACCTAGACCTGGCGGCACTGGTGGAGCAACAGACCCCGGATCCACGCTGGGGGGCCTTTGCTCGAAACATTCTAGAGCGCGGTGGCCCCACCCCACGCAATGGGAATAAGTCTGACCAAGCGCACCCTCCCATCCACCCCACCAAATACACTGACAGCCTGCAG GGGGATGAGCAGCGACTGTACGAGCTCATCGTCCGCCACTTCCTGGCCTGCTGCTCGCAGGATGCCCAGGGCCAGGAGACCACTGTGGAGATCGACATCGCGCAGGAGCGCTTCGTGGCCCACGGCCTCATGATCCTGGCCCGGAACTATCTGGACGTGTACCCGTATGATCGCTGGAGTGACAAG ACCCTCCCTGTCTATGAGCAAGGCACCTGCTTTCAGCCCAGCACTGTGGAGATGGTGGACGGGGAGACCAGTCCCCCCCAGCTGCTCACCGAGGCTGACCTCATTGCCCTCATGGAGAAGCACGGCATTG GTACGGACGCCACGCACGCTGAGCACATCGAGACCATCAAGGCCCGGATGTACGTCGGGCTCACGCCAGATAAGCGCTTTCTCCCTGGGCACCTGGGCATGGGGCTCGTGGAAG GCTATGACTCCATGGGCTACGAGATGTCCAAGCCTGATCTGCGGGCCGAGCTGGAGGCTGACCTGAAGCTCATCTGCGAggggaagaaggacaagctggtggtcctgcatcagcaggtgcaGAAGTACAAGCAGGTGTTCATCGAAGCCGTGGCCAAAGCCAGGAA GTTGGACGAGGCCTTGTCCCAGTACTTCGGGGCGGCTACAGAGGTAGCCCCACAGGACGCCCTCCCGGCTGTGCCCGAGCCCATCAGGAAGTGTCCTCAGTGCAGCCGGGACATGGTTCTTAAGACCAGAAAGAGTGGCGG GTTTTACCTCGGTTGCACGGGCTTCCCTGAGTGTCGGTCGGCTGTCTGGTTCCCGGACAGCGTGCTGGAGGCCAGCAGGGATGTGAGCGTGTGCCCAGTGTGCCAGCCGCACCCAGTTTACAG GTTGAAGTTCAAGTTTAAACGAGGCAGCCTGCCCCCAACCATGCCCCTAGAATTTGTCGGCTGCATCGGCGGGTGTGATGAGACCCTGAGGGAGATCCTGGCCCTCAGGTTCTCCCAGGGCGCTGCCCGAGTCAGCCAGCCTGCCAGCCAGACCTCCGGCTACCTGCAGGCTAGCCAGTCCCTGAACAGAATGGACAGTGGCCAGCAGGGCCAGCCCCGGCCCCCCGTCACCAGGCCCTCGAAGGCTTTGACCAGGACTCTTCCTCCACCCGCCGTTGAGAGTGAGAGCAACTCGGTGACCTGCAACTGTGGCCAGGAGGCCCTGCTGCTCACCGTCCGGAAGGAGGGCCCCAACCAGGGCCGCCAGTTCTACAAGTGTGGCAGTGGTGGCTGCAGCTTCTTTCTATGGGCTGACAGCGGCCACCCAGGAGCCGGGCCTCCCTCCTCAGCGTCCAGACCCCCAGGCGGCCCCCTGGAACACCCCCCGGGCTCAGGGACTCTCTTGGGCGGGTCCAGCAGGCCTGGCAGTGGTGGCAGCGGTGGCGCATCCTGCCTGTGTGGCCAGCCGGCTGTCACGCGCACCGTGCAGAAGGAGGGGCCCAACCAGGGCCGCCAGTTCCACACGTGTGCCCAGCCCCGTGAGCACCAGTGCGGCTTCTTCCAGTGGGTGGACGAGAACGTGGCCCCAG GGACCTTCGGAGGCCCCCTCTGGCCAGGAAGCAGGAGAGGAA
- the TOP3A gene encoding DNA topoisomerase 3-alpha isoform X2 — translation MSLIIICVARQSCNPLVLFEAEIEKYCPENFVDIKKTLEREAQQCQALVIWTDCDREGENIGFEVIHVCKAVKPSLQVLRARFSEITTRAVRTACENLTEPDQRVSDAVDVRQELDLRIGAAFTRFQTLRLQKIFPEVLAEQLISYGSCQFPTLGFVVERFKAIQAFVPEVFHKIRVTHDHRDGVVEFSWKRHRLFNHTACLVLYQMCMEDPRAMVVEVRSKAKSKWRPQALDTVELEKLASRKLRINAKETMRIAEKLYTQGYISYPRTETNIFPKDLDLAALVEQQTPDPRWGAFARNILERGGPTPRNGNKSDQAHPPIHPTKYTDSLQGDEQRLYELIVRHFLACCSQDAQGQETTVEIDIAQERFVAHGLMILARNYLDVYPYDRWSDKTLPVYEQGTCFQPSTVEMVDGETSPPQLLTEADLIALMEKHGIGTDATHAEHIETIKARMYVGLTPDKRFLPGHLGMGLVEGYDSMGYEMSKPDLRAELEADLKLICEGKKDKLVVLHQQVQKYKQVFIEAVAKARKLDEALSQYFGAATEVAPQDALPAVPEPIRKCPQCSRDMVLKTRKSGGFYLGCTGFPECRSAVWFPDSVLEASRDVSVCPVCQPHPVYRLKFKFKRGSLPPTMPLEFVGCIGGCDETLREILALRFSQGAARVSQPASQTSGYLQASQSLNRMDSGQQGQPRPPVTRPSKALTRTLPPPAVESESNSVTCNCGQEALLLTVRKEGPNQGRQFYKCGSGGCSFFLWADSGHPGAGPPSSASRPPGGPLEHPPGSGTLLGGSSRPGSGGSGGASCLCGQPAVTRTVQKEGPNQGRQFHTCAQPREHQCGFFQWVDENVAPGTFGGPLWPGSRRGTQGLEARSKRPRAGSSDTGSAAKKPRKCSLCHQPGHTRPFCPQNR, via the exons ATGAGTTTGATTATCATCTGTGTGGCCAG GCAGAGCTGCAATCCTCTTGTCCTGTTTGAAGCAGAAATTGAAAAGTACTGCCCAGAGAATTTTGTAGACATCAAG AAAACTCTGGAGCGAGAGGCCCAGCAATGCCAGGCCCTGGTGATTTGGACCGACTGCGACAGAGAGGGTGAAAACATTGGGTTTGAGGTCATCCACGTGTGCAAGGCCG TGAAGCCCAGCCTGCAGGTGCTGCGAGCCCGTTTCTCCGAGATCACCACCCGCGCTGTCCGGACGGCATGTGAAAACCTTACGGAGCCCGACCAGAGAGTGAGCGATGCCGTGGATGTGAGGCAGGAGTTGGACCTGCGGATCG GGGCGGCCTTCACCAGGTTCCAGACGCTGCGGCTGCAGAAGATCTTCCCCGAGGTGCTGGCAGAGCAGCTTATCAGCTACGGCAGCTGCCAGTTCCCCACCCTGGGGTTCGTGGTGGAGAGGTTCAAAGCCATTCAGGCATTTGTGCCAGAAGTCTTCCACAAGATCCGAG TGACTCATGACCACAGGGACGGCGTGGTAGAGTTCAGCTGGAAAAGGCATCGTCTCTTCAATCACACGGCATGTCTCGTCCTCTACCAGATGTGCATGGAG GATCCCAGGGCGATGGTGGTAGAGGTCAGGTCAAAAGCCAAGAGCAAGTGGAGGCCTCAGGCTCTGGACACTGTG GAGCTGGAGAAGCTGGCATCTCGGAAGTTGAGGATAAATGCTAAAGAAACCATGAGGATTGCAGAAAAGCTCTACACCCAAGG GTACATCAGCTATCCTCGAACTGAAACGAACATTTTCCCCAAAGACCTAGACCTGGCGGCACTGGTGGAGCAACAGACCCCGGATCCACGCTGGGGGGCCTTTGCTCGAAACATTCTAGAGCGCGGTGGCCCCACCCCACGCAATGGGAATAAGTCTGACCAAGCGCACCCTCCCATCCACCCCACCAAATACACTGACAGCCTGCAG GGGGATGAGCAGCGACTGTACGAGCTCATCGTCCGCCACTTCCTGGCCTGCTGCTCGCAGGATGCCCAGGGCCAGGAGACCACTGTGGAGATCGACATCGCGCAGGAGCGCTTCGTGGCCCACGGCCTCATGATCCTGGCCCGGAACTATCTGGACGTGTACCCGTATGATCGCTGGAGTGACAAG ACCCTCCCTGTCTATGAGCAAGGCACCTGCTTTCAGCCCAGCACTGTGGAGATGGTGGACGGGGAGACCAGTCCCCCCCAGCTGCTCACCGAGGCTGACCTCATTGCCCTCATGGAGAAGCACGGCATTG GTACGGACGCCACGCACGCTGAGCACATCGAGACCATCAAGGCCCGGATGTACGTCGGGCTCACGCCAGATAAGCGCTTTCTCCCTGGGCACCTGGGCATGGGGCTCGTGGAAG GCTATGACTCCATGGGCTACGAGATGTCCAAGCCTGATCTGCGGGCCGAGCTGGAGGCTGACCTGAAGCTCATCTGCGAggggaagaaggacaagctggtggtcctgcatcagcaggtgcaGAAGTACAAGCAGGTGTTCATCGAAGCCGTGGCCAAAGCCAGGAA GTTGGACGAGGCCTTGTCCCAGTACTTCGGGGCGGCTACAGAGGTAGCCCCACAGGACGCCCTCCCGGCTGTGCCCGAGCCCATCAGGAAGTGTCCTCAGTGCAGCCGGGACATGGTTCTTAAGACCAGAAAGAGTGGCGG GTTTTACCTCGGTTGCACGGGCTTCCCTGAGTGTCGGTCGGCTGTCTGGTTCCCGGACAGCGTGCTGGAGGCCAGCAGGGATGTGAGCGTGTGCCCAGTGTGCCAGCCGCACCCAGTTTACAG GTTGAAGTTCAAGTTTAAACGAGGCAGCCTGCCCCCAACCATGCCCCTAGAATTTGTCGGCTGCATCGGCGGGTGTGATGAGACCCTGAGGGAGATCCTGGCCCTCAGGTTCTCCCAGGGCGCTGCCCGAGTCAGCCAGCCTGCCAGCCAGACCTCCGGCTACCTGCAGGCTAGCCAGTCCCTGAACAGAATGGACAGTGGCCAGCAGGGCCAGCCCCGGCCCCCCGTCACCAGGCCCTCGAAGGCTTTGACCAGGACTCTTCCTCCACCCGCCGTTGAGAGTGAGAGCAACTCGGTGACCTGCAACTGTGGCCAGGAGGCCCTGCTGCTCACCGTCCGGAAGGAGGGCCCCAACCAGGGCCGCCAGTTCTACAAGTGTGGCAGTGGTGGCTGCAGCTTCTTTCTATGGGCTGACAGCGGCCACCCAGGAGCCGGGCCTCCCTCCTCAGCGTCCAGACCCCCAGGCGGCCCCCTGGAACACCCCCCGGGCTCAGGGACTCTCTTGGGCGGGTCCAGCAGGCCTGGCAGTGGTGGCAGCGGTGGCGCATCCTGCCTGTGTGGCCAGCCGGCTGTCACGCGCACCGTGCAGAAGGAGGGGCCCAACCAGGGCCGCCAGTTCCACACGTGTGCCCAGCCCCGTGAGCACCAGTGCGGCTTCTTCCAGTGGGTGGACGAGAACGTGGCCCCAG GGACCTTCGGAGGCCCCCTCTGGCCAGGAAGCAGGAGAGGAA